From Triticum aestivum cultivar Chinese Spring chromosome 4A, IWGSC CS RefSeq v2.1, whole genome shotgun sequence, a single genomic window includes:
- the LOC123083667 gene encoding protein SRG1 produces MAASDKTDMSLVRTTVQELAAAVEEPPPQYVVDEMLAADEMPEPIPLIDLSRLTDSDEADKLREALQTWGLFLATNHGIEESLMDAMMSASRDFFMQPSEEKQKYSNLIDGKHFEMEGYGNDKVVTQDQGLSWNDRLHLRVEPEDERNFAKWPTHPESFRDLLHEYASKTKRTRDLILRSIAKLLDLDEEYFVNQISNKAIGFARFNYYPPCPRPDLVLGRRSHTDGGLLTILFVDQDVGGLQVERAGKWYNVPAKPYTLVINVADCMEIMTNGIFRSPVHRVVTNADKERLSLARFYAVDAETVLEPAPSLLNDKRPPRYEKIKAKDFVSFSRLKSS; encoded by the exons ATGGCTGCGTCTGACAAGACAGATATGTCGCTCGTGCGCACAACGGTGCAAGAGCTGGCGGCGGCCGTCGAGGAGCCGCCGCCACAGTACGTGGTTGATGAGATGTTGGCCGCTGATGAGATGCCAGAGCCCATCCCTCTCATCGATCTTAGCCGGCTGACGGATTCCGACGAGGCTGACAAGCTCCGGGAGGCTCTACAGACCTGGGGCCTCTTCCTG GCGACCAACCATGGAATCGAGGAGTCCCTTATGGATGCCATGATGAGTGCGTCAAGAGACTTCTTCATGCAACCGTCTGAAGAAAAGCAGAAATACAGCAACTTGATAGACGGCAAGCACTTCGAGATGGAAGGCTATGGAAATGACAAAGTTGTGACTCAGGATCAGGGCCTGAGTTGGAACGACCGCTTGCATTTGAGAGTGGAGCCAGAAGATGAGAGGAATTTCGCCAAGTGGCCCACTCACCCGGAATCTTTTAG GGATCTGCTACATGAGTACGCATCAAAAACCAAGAGAACAAGAGACCTTATCTTGCGATCAATAGCCAAGCTCCTGGACCTTGATGAGGAATACTTCGTGAACCAAATATCAAACAAGGCTATCGGGTTTGCTAGATTCAACTACTACCCTCCATGTCCCAGGCCTGACCTAGTTTTGGGCCGGAGGTCTCACACTGATGGTGGTCTCCTTACCATCCTTTTTGTCGACCAAGACGTCGGTGGATTGCAAGTTGAGAGGGCTGGGAAATGGTATAATGTTCCAGCCAAGCCTTATACGTTGGTGATTAACGTAGCAGACTGCATGGAG ATAATGACCAACGGAATCTTTAGGAGCCCAGTTCACAGGGTGGTGACGAATGCCGACAAGGAGAGGCTTTCACTGGCCAGGTTTTATGCTGTGGATGCGGAAACGGTGCTGGAGCCGGCGCCTAGTTTATTGAATGACAAGCGACCACCAAGATATGAGAAAATCAAGGCCAAGGATTTCGTTTCTTTTTCTCGACTGAAAAGTTCGTAG